tctttagaagacaGCAGATGGCAGCAAAGTTGTACAGATGTGCCAGACTagtagaaggagaaaaatatcttgGTACACAAACTCTAACAACATTCCATGGAAAAAACGTAtcatttgtttctgtctgtcttgcAGTGTGGTTAACACAATAAATCAGGTTTAATGGCCCTTGTGCACTTGCAAtatgagggtttttttcctccattatcAGGAGTTAATGAAATCAGACTGGGGCAAGTTTATGTGAGTAATCACTCAACAAATCATCTTTGTCTTTGCAGGACTCACTTCTTTGTGCAAATCTTTTTATACCCTTCATTAAATAGTTACCAATTAccttgtctgtgtgtgtgcccTGACTGATGCAGCAGCTCTGACTGCCAGTTTCTGCTGTAAACTATGTACACCACTCATTGTCTCATTTGAATTGGTTGTCTGGATATGGCCTTTCATGAGGTTTCAGAATAGgtgatgagattaaaaaaaaatagagagaagagagaggggaggaaggaagtgCTGCTATATAAACTCATAGTGTTTGAAATACTCCAAAATCCTACTTCATTAATGGCATCTGGGTTTTGGACAAGAACACTGGAAGTTTCTGGTATTCAGTGCCCCCTCATGAACACATTTAGCACCTCACTTCATACATGTATGTTTGCTGAAGCTGTCATTGCCAGCAGTACCACATCCACTTAAGAGGAGCAGCAATGATCATACATTGCTGAactgatttcagaaatgaacAGTCTGGGTTTGTTACCTCTTTTTGACACAGTTCCTGTCccttacttttaatttttagcaGTTTCATCAGTCTTCAAAAACAGAACTCATGAATAAATGAAGTACAAAGCGTAACTTACAATACAATTTTTCAGTGTAGAAATAGCCATGGGTTTGAAAGAATGCTATGGCTTAGGCGtttttcctgctgaagtcaCTAGAGGTTTTGTTTCGATTAGATGGGATCCGTCTTAGGCCTGGGATTTGGTGCTGAGATTCCTATCTTGCTCACCAGTACATCACCAACAGAACGTCTGATGTCTGCAGGCAGTAAGGAGACTAATGATATATGCCAGTTGCATATTTGTCTTGTTGTTTATCAATAAAGGGCCAGACTATGAATTTGTTCCTTATGCAGAATGGGATGCAGAGCTTCACagccccaggaaaaaaaaaaaaaaaagaaaaaagaaaaaaaaaagacttagaAAAAGGGACTTAGAAACccatcattttttccttggGTCTAAAGAGAACAAATACACTTTACAAGGTGCAGCTGTCTTCTTCCAGTGTGCAGACTCAGATCTGCTCCTGAGTCCTTCTGTGCAGATGGGGAAGTGCAGTGGCCTCTGAGGGCTTACTGCTTTCTAGCAGAGAGCCACAGTAGAGTCAGGTCATGTAAGGGGAAATGAGGAACCCCCACCCCCTTTACTGCTCTCCTGTAACAGCAGTGAGATGAATCCATCTCACATGGTGGCCTTTCAGTTTTTGAGTGTGTGGGTTTCATGATAACTCCTGTGACAGCAACCACCTATTAAAAGGACAATAATCATGTTCATTTGATGAACTGCTTAGTTTGCTCCTGAACTAACAGATAAGAAAGATCCCTTATGTTTGTTATCCTGTTTTCTGCCAGTACTACTGGACATCAGAGATTAAGACCCAGACGTTTGTTTGTTATTACACTATGTTaggaaagcatgaaaataatattaacagTTTTATAATTACTGGAATAGCTACATTGAATTTGCAAACTGACATCTGGAAAGTGATAGTGAACTGGAAGTGCTGGAGGAATGTTTATTGTGCAAACATATTTTGAGAGTCagtatttattacaaaattttTGACTTCAGCTGGGTTGGACTGGTCTTGcctgattttggaaaaaaaaacaggcttttgtAAGCGGATGGAAGATGAGGAGGTGTAGTTACATCTTTGATAAAAGTTATCACATAATCAAACTTAATCAAAAGTTTTCATTTGGACTCCtcattgctgttgttgttgctgggaatttggaaagcaaaaaacTCCAGTCTTATCAAGCCATGGATTCTAGTTTTAATGGaaccatttgtttttcatttggacACATTACACTTATCAAGCGCCTTGACTAGTGTGTTGTAAAAATGGTTTTACATAGCAATGTTCTTTACCTCATGAACAAATTATGCTTCCTCTCCTCATGAAGGATATATGGCCCTGTTCCAAAGAattaagtatttgaaaattaaaacaatttccaaGTTGACACAAATTATTTGGTGAAAAAAGTgttctttaagaaatatttggatAATAAAAGCAAACCCTTGTGAATGCAATAAACAAATTTTAGTTAGGAGTAATTGGATTTAGTTATTGGTAGTACTCAGTCATGTTGGAATTTTTTCTCCTGATGCCTGTGTGCTCTCCACTACTTAAGTATGATGTGAGATAATATAAAACGGTGTATTGACGgcacaaggaaaatatttggatgGCTGTCTGGAGTTGCCATTATTGGCTTTAATTATGACTTGCTGTCCTTTGGGTACTAAATGAGCCAGAAAAGGCTTCATATGTGCCAAAGTGTTCATTAGTATTCCCCTTTCTGTCAttgtatttgaagaaaaagtcTATATCTGGCACCTGACTGCAATTCTTACTAGCGTGGACCAAGATGCTTTGCAGATTTTGATAATCATCTGAAAGTACACCAGTATCTCTACTTTTTGGATACAGTAGAAGTCGTTCCTAGGTAACAGTGGCAGAACTCTTCGATGGCTTTCTGATGTATTCGGAAAACAAACGTCTTTTCCAGTCCTCCCCACGACATGGTTGCTTGAAGTAAATTTTGTGGTACcttctggagaaagaaatatgATTACTTGGTTCCGTCCTCCAGGTTAGGGGATCTACACTAGGATTTATGGGAAAATGCTTGCATATCAGCATTTTAGGCCTCTTGCCACCATTCCATATAGAATAAATAATGGAGCCACAAAAGTCTTTCTGAGATAAAAATAGCCTTTGCAATCAATTTTGGTAATAGAAATTGTCTATAGCAAAGTCCTTTTTGTTTGCCATGGGATGTCTCTAGGGTAGGCACAGAGCAAAATAGTACTTCATAAAGAATATTCTGTGAACATTCCTGACACTTCACCATGGAGGCTCTGCTGAGAATGGTGACCGCTCCTTTGGCATTTGTTCTTGGATAGACTGATGCACAAGGATGAATTTCTGCTTCAATACGTATTCACcattgcaaaacttttttttaattattattatttttaattcagaatctTGTTTGAACTGAGCTTATAGTCATGTTTCAAGCAGCCTTTGAAATGGTGGCTTACAAGGCACAAGGCTGTTTTTAGAACCTGATACTTTAACTAAGGTATTGTGTAAACAGATGCTACTGATTTTGGAGGCATTTGATGCCATCTTCCACTTCTCATCTGTCACATTAGAGCATAGGCTGGCCTTGACCTAAGCACCCCACTCTTCTTCAACTTGTAGGACTTTATGAGGAAGCTTGCTCTCATGGGCTGACAGTCTGTGAGCACTGGGAGTCAGCTGCTCATTTTCATCCCTGAAGGTCAAAGGGCTGCATCttattcctgtgttttttcctggtTTCACAGGCTTGTTCTCGCTGAGACCCCAGTGGGGGTCAAAACACTAACACTCCTCAGAGATTTTAAGCAAGTTCACATATGAATTTCAACTACTGTTTGAAAGTTCATGcccagcattttgctttctgggaTGTTCATAGTGAAAAGATGCATTAACCAAAGTTCTTCAGTAATGTCCCCTGCACGGAAGAAAGAACTCTCACAGAAGGAAGAACTCTCACCTGGACAGATCTCATCTGGGGCAGGTGCAGAAATGGACGAGGAAGGAGAATGCTGTCTCTGTTTATTTTAGCCCTTAGGGAACAGCTCCCCAAGACTATCGTAACAATCCTAAGGATGCGGCCTTAGCCATGCCACAGGAAGGAGTCCCTGCTTGCTCTGTCATTCTCCCCCAGCCTATCTAGCCTATGGGTTAGATAAAATACTCAGTTGCTCTTTTTCCAGGGAGTTTACTTTTCAGCTTCATTCCTCCTGCCATTCAAAACACATGCTGTCTTCCAGACACAGGGCTACCCACTGCTTTCTGGTGTATCTGGTCCAGCGGTGCTGGTCTTTACACTTTATAAGTCATTATGGTTTTCAAGATTTGTGGGGGTGGGGGAATCTTTTCTTTAGTTCCTGTTTATTGCAACTGTGAAGTTTTGCTTCTCCCTACAACCACGGCAGGTGGTGCTCTTGAACCTTCCAAATGGGAATTGCACTTAGGGAGCTCCAGTAAGGTCAGAATTCCCGATTTTAACCCTCTGTGGTTAGGCCAAGGATATTTCAGCTTTGAGTGAAATGATCTTTatcagggaaagggaaaggagggaagaaaaggtattttaagtGGGCATTGTTTTTTGgcagtaaatgaagaaaagattaatACAAACAAAGGTAGCTGGTTGGTATATACATACTTAACCACTATAGTCCAGTATGTCCCAAGTTTAGATGATAAAGGTGCTAGCTTTGTAAcccataaataaaatactgtagcTATTAAAGTGTAGGGCTCTATGGAAGTCATTCCAGCTGTGCTATGTACTTGGGTAGCTTCGGTGCTTTCACCTACATATTGTAATTTCCCACTGCAAGCTCCCCAAAACTAATAAGTAGCAACTAGCCTAATTTGAAGAACTTTAAATGATTTCAGAATAGCCTCTTGCTTGTGTCTCAGCTGGCAGCTATAGTCTACATTGAAGATTGTGTGATTGCCATCATCCCTTGTCAACTAGAAGGTGGTATTTGGAAGTCTGATACATTTCAGTCCATACTTCTCTAGGTCTTTACGTTTTTACCCATCCTATGTTGGCACCCTAGAAAATCTGGACCAGCAAGGCCATCAGCAGCAGAGACACAAATTCTCTTTCAGCTGGTAACAAACAGATGGTGATTAAAACTGGCAACTGGCGACATatatgcctttaaaaacaaaacaaagcaaaacaatgaaaaatagaatatttcaaACGGAAAACCCACCTCTCAAGATTCCTAGTTTGAAAAAGTTTAGGAAAGTAGCTTAAAAATAAGCACTCTGAGCAGAATTTCAAaactttgggaagaaaaatgattacGAGTATATGCCAGTTACCTAGTTGACTGAATCCTACCCAAGCTTTTTTGCAGCAATTTTCCTGGCAGTGTACCATTGCTCGTTCTTTTGATTATTTCttggaaataatgttttccttcgGCacttaggtaaaaaaaaaataataaaaaatacacccACTTAATTTCTTCTAGCAGCATTTAGTGCTTCTGTTCCCTTACCCTCTTCTGTCTATGTCCACTGTCTTCAGAGACATATGCCTTAGGGGAAATGGTACGTTTGATCCAAAATGTTACTCAAATACACTTGTTTAGTTTTTTAgggatttgttttgttgaagGATGAAGAGTCGACACCAATAGATGGTGCTGTTGGTGCATTAATAAGGTTcagtttcacatttgttttctggtcTGTGGCtggaatttgtttaaaaaaaaaagaacaaaacaacaaaatccctAATGCTAAGCTTTTATCCAAGATGAAAAACACTGCCCACACTGAACCGGTCACCGTTTAACTTTAACCTGAACTGTGGCCCAGGAAATCCTTCAACATAAATAACCTTGGAAGCTGCTATGACCATTTTTGGAACATGCTCCCTCAATAAATCTGTTACTTTGTTGTGCAATGTTGAAGTGTGCAGTTGTTTCTCTGATTAATTAGGGCAAAAAATAAACTTGCGCGATCAATCCAAGCTGTGACACGTTTCAGCCCTGGCTGGGACATGTGGGTAAAAGAGGCCTTAGAGCCTTCTCAACAGCTTTGCCCTGGGATTTTAACGTGCACGCttttgagtttattttatttgactAGATAAGGCAACTGCTAACAAAGTCTGTATCTGCCACATTTCAGGCTGTCACAGCATTGCCATGCCAGGTAGGTAAGGGTAGGACTGCAGAAAGTAAGGGTTCGTTCATCTTCACCACCTGCCCCTactaaaaatgacagaaaagctTTACGTAATAGTGTTTACTTTATTTCACATATTACCCATGGAGAACAGCTGATACATTCTCTACATCTTTCACCAGTCTGGAATGCGAGATAAAAAAGGTATGGAAAAAGAGTTTAACAACGTTTGACATTCACGATATGAAAAATAGAGGGGttacaatgttttaaaatgcccatatgcaatatatatatataaacgtataaaaataaaatatattttccaaaaaagaTACAAACAGGACATGACACAGGACAATCTTAAATATCGATACGTATCTCATGATCCACACACACCGCACCGCACATAATTAACAAAAACCACGTACAATTGcacttttcctctctgtgaCGTTCAAGTATATCGCAGTCCCCGCAGGGACTAGTGAGTGTCCGATTCCCTGCCGGGTGCAGATAGCGCAGAGGGTAGAGCAGGTGGGGGCGACCTGGCCTGCCCGGGGGCCGGCTGCGGGGCTCCCCCGAGCGCCCCTCCTCGGGGCGGCCGGAGCCGGGCAGCGCAGGGCGCAGCCTCCCGGCGACGAAGGCCCGGTCCCGGCCCCCGGCGGCGAGCACGGCGCGAGGGGCGGCCGCCTTCCAGCcccaggcggcggcggcggggcctcGCCCGGGGAGGGCGAGGAGACCGGGAGCGCCCCGGCGGGGCTCTCACAGCTCCCTCGGCGGCGGCACCACCGGCGGCGCGTCCCGCCGGTCCTcgctgccccgccgcccccggccccgggaggGCGCGCCGGGGTCCCGCCCGAACGGACGCTCTCCGCGAGTCCTCCACGAGCTCCCGGGGTGTCTGTGCCTGAGTGCAGCCGGCCGAGGCGCTCACACCCCCAGCGCGGGTGCGCGGGGGAGCGCCCGCAGAGTCCGGGGGGAGCGCAGGGAGCGCCGCCTGCGGCCGTAGCCCTGGGGGCTGATCTTGCTGACGGGGGCGGCGCCGTCCTTATCCTTGTCGGTCAGCTGGTAGATCTGGTGGGCCAGCTTCTGCACCGTGCACGTCCCGAAGCGGCACCCCGTGCGGATGGCTTGAAAGTGGGGGAAGCTGTTAATGCTCTGGCGGTAGCGCTTGACGCGGATGTGAGCATCCTCCCGGCTGCTGTGAGGCaggaagagagagcaggagTGAGAGCGGCGCGGTGGGGCCCGGAGGAGAGGGCAGGAGACCTGCcgtgcagcccccccggccctgccctccGCCGAGCGGCGGGAGAGGGGCGACCCGAGCGCGGGGCAGAGCTCGCTACCCACGGGAGGAGAGGCCCCGCCGTTTTGTGGCCGTTACTTTATCTAGGGATCCAGAGCTCAAGTTACTATTTATATTTGGCTTTCGCAGTGAAAGCGCTGCTATCTTCCGCCGGCTGAAGAGCGCGGGGAAAGGGAGGCggctccctgcaggagctgtcTCCGGGGCTCGGGGATTTGCAGCAAGGACCCGAAACACCCGGAAACGAGGGGACCCGGAAACTTTCTGCTGGCTTGAGCAAGTGTCCGAGCCCGGAGGGTTCGAGCTGGAAGTTACCTGGGATGCGAGACGCGGGGATCCTCCTTCACGTCCTGGGGCCGTACGAGTGGCTGCACGGCGGCGGCTGCTCCCAGAGCTCGGAGCGCGCCCGAGGGCTTCACGTCCCGCTTGGCTCGGCTCAGTGCCCATTTCGTCCATCTGAAAGGAGCGCAAAGGAAGAGGACAGCCTGTTAGTGCAAGCCTGCAGGGCGGGAGCCAAGCCAAACAGATTCGAGGGGCGATAATCTTTGCCAGCGCTGAGATTTTCCGGACTTTTTTGGGGATGCTTCCTGAAAGGGCACGCGGCCCTGTGCAATTCCCGCAGGGAGTCCGGTCCCTCTGGTCGCAGCCGGAGCCCGGCGCTGGGGCGCGGAGGCTCCAAGAGCGGCTGGGCGTGCTCCCATACTCACTTTCTTTTGAACTCTGTCGCTACGTCCACCCTTGCAGCATCCACCCCGAAGAAGGTCGCAGAGCCGAGATAGAGCAGGGCTACGTGAACCAGTTTCATTCTGGCTGAACTCCTGGTGGATAGAGAAGAGAATTTATAAGCATGTTTGCTAAGATAAGCCAAATAAGGTCTGTCCGTTTCTTTTTCTTTCGGTGGCTCCGAGAACCTCTTCCCTCGGTAGAGCCCCCAGCCTACCGGGAACTTTGTGTGCGATGTGAACCAAAAGCTAGTATTTGCTCAGCAACTTATCGCAGAGTAAATAACAGAGCCTCTAAAGTTTACATTTGTCGAGAGTTTTACTTGTACAGGCGGCTGAAAACCAGCAGGATTGCCAGAATACCCCCAGCGGCTTGCATTAGGATTCAGCAAACCCACGAGATTAGAGGGAGCTGGCTTTCAGATGCATCGTTTCCCAACTCCGAGAAGTGTTTTGCTGCCTGGAAGTTTATCCCCGATAGCTCATCTTCTCGCTTCACACGCAGAACTAGCTAATTCTGGACCTTATGTTGTAAACTGCAGCTGATGCCAAGAGCCAGTGCAAGGCTCTGCAGCGTAACTTCAAGCTCTTCAAAACAGCCCAGATTTAGCAGATTTCCActtcctctccacctccccttcatcttttttttttagggaaaaaacaaacaaacaaacaaacaaacaaaactcttacCTGACAGTGAGGCTAATCCACTGAGACAAACGTTCTTGCAGTAGCGATCCGAACTCGCAGGGTTTCCTGAGGAGCGAGAGCTCTGTCTTTGTGTGTCTGGAGCAACCACTGCCGAGCTGCGCTCCACCGCTCCCTTTTATAGCGCAGCGCGGGGGAAGTGGGTGGACCTTGGCGTGCCTGGCTGGGCGATTTCTCTTTGACACTTACCCCCACCCCCACATCCCAGGCACTGCTTAATCGTTCTAGCATGGACTGGGGGCAACCCATCCTGGGGGAAAAATTGGAGGATTCATGTAAATTATCTTCAACACCCCCCCGTGGTACTTTATGAATTATAACGACAGCTTTTAGGTGTGGAACCCGAGTCCTGGCATAACTTGCAAAAGCTGCTAAGCCCCTCGTTCTGTTTTGCTGGGGACAGTGGTTTTAACTGTCGGTATAGTACAGAAGTAAGTTTGCACGGTCTGTGCCGTGATTTCTCATTTCGGGCACGTTAACCTCaggtggggggaaggaggagcatAGGAACCGGACCCGATCGATTTCAAGATCCATGCAAATCCAAAAAACAGCAAGGTTTCACAAATAAATCCATATTTGGACAACGTGAATTGTAATGAGTAACTATAATGAATGTCAGCCTTCTTTACATAAGCTAAGAGGTGACAAATCAGCCGTCATTAATATTTATGACTCAACGTAGGTGCATTTTTCATCTAATAAAGTGTTATTGATGTATTTGATCCGTTCAAATCAATCAGTTTCAATGGGTTTGGAAGGCGAAGGTAGGAGCGCACGTTGTGCCCTCGGCCAAGGGGAGCGGTGCCGCTGCCACAAACACAAGGCACCTGAGGTGCGCGGGGTCACGGCTCCAAGGAAGCCTTGCGCAGCTCGCCGGGTGCCGCAGCTCGGTGTACATGACTGCCTTTACTTCACCGGCTCCGCTGCTAAACCAGTGCCCGAACGTCTCCAGGACCGGGGGCCCTAACAGCATTCTCCTGGCTGACCGGAGGCAAAACCTGTTTTTTGCAGCCTGTATCATCTGCGCCCCGTGGCGCTTCGGCCCCGCAGAGCTCTCGCCGCGCAGGGGGTGCAGAGCCGGGCGCGGCCGGGCTGGTTTTCCTCCCCGCCGGGCCAGGGGTAGCGCCCCTcgccccgcgcccggccggAGCCGGCCCCGGGCTGCGTGTGCCGGGTGTTTC
This Cygnus atratus isolate AKBS03 ecotype Queensland, Australia chromosome 5, CAtr_DNAZoo_HiC_assembly, whole genome shotgun sequence DNA region includes the following protein-coding sequences:
- the ADM gene encoding pro-adrenomedullin, with the protein product MKLVHVALLYLGSATFFGVDAARVDVATEFKRKWTKWALSRAKRDVKPSGALRALGAAAAVQPLVRPQDVKEDPRVSHPSSREDAHIRVKRYRQSINSFPHFQAIRTGCRFGTCTVQKLAHQIYQLTDKDKDGAAPVSKISPQGYGRRRRSLRSPRTLRALPRAPALGV